Proteins from a genomic interval of Neovison vison isolate M4711 chromosome 4, ASM_NN_V1, whole genome shotgun sequence:
- the OPLAH gene encoding 5-oxoprolinase: MGSPEGRFHFAIDRGGTFTDVFAQCPGGHVRVLKLLSEDPANYADAPTEGIRRILEQEGGMPLPRDRPLDTGRIASIRMGTTVATNALLERRGERVALLVTRGFRDLLHVGTQAREDLFDLAVPMPEVLYEEVLEVEERVVLYRGEPGAGTPVKGRTGDLLEVQQPVDLGGLRGKLEGLLARGIRSLAVVLMHSYTWARHEQQVGALAQELGFTHVSLSSEAMPMVRIVPRGHTACADAYLTPTIQRYVQGFRRGFQGQLKDVRVLFMRSDGGLAPTDSFSGSRAVLSGPAGGVVGYSATTYRVEGGQPVIGFDMGGTSTDVSRYAGEFEHVFEASTAGVTLQAPQLDINTVAAGGGSRLFFRSGLFVVGPESAGAHPGPACYRKGGPVTVTDANLVLGRLLPASFPCIFGPGEDQPLSPEASRKALEAVATEVNSFLTNGPCPASPLSLEEVAMGFVRVANEAMCRPIRALTQARGHDPSAHVLACFGGAGGQHACAIARALGMDTVHIHRHSGLLSALGLALADVVHEAQEPCSLPYAPETFMQLDQRLSCLEEQCVDALRAQGFPRSQISTESFLHLRYQGTDCALMVSAQQHPATARSPRAGDFGAAFVERYMREFGFVIPERPVVVDDVRVRGTGRSGLRLEDVAKAQTGPPRVDKMTQCYFEGGYQETPVYLLGELGFGHKLQGPCLIIDSNSTILVEPGCQAEVTETGDIRISVGAEAPSTVGAQLDPIHLSIFSHRFMSIAEQMGRILQRTAISTNIKERLDFSCALFGPDGGLVSNAPHIPVHLGAMQETVQFQIQQLGADLHPGDVLLSNHPSAGGSHLPDLTVITPVFWPGQTRPVFYVASRGHHADIGGITPGSMPPHSTTLQQEGAVFLSFKLVQGGVFQEEAVTEALRAPGKIPGCSGTRNLHDNLSDLRAQVAANQKGIQLVGELIGQYGLDVVQAYMGHIQANAELAVRDMLRAFGTSRQARGLPLEVSAEDHMDDGSPIRLRVQINLSQGSAVFDFSGTGPEVFGNLNAPRAITLSALIYCLRCLVGRDIPLNQGCLAPVRVVIPRGSILDPSPEAAVVGGNVLTSQRVVDVILRAFGACAASQGCMNNVTLGNAHMGYYETVAGGAGAGPGWHGRSGVHSHMTNTRITDPEILESRYPVILRRFELRLGSGGRGRFRGGDGVIRELLFREEALLSVLTERRAFRPYGLHGGEPGARGLNLLIRKDGRTVNLGGKTSVPVYPGDVFCLHTPGGGGYGDPDDPAPPPPPPGSPQQPPAFPERGSVYEYRRAQEAV; this comes from the exons ATGGGCAGCCCCGAGGGGCGTTTCCACTTCGCCATCGACCGCGGAGGCACCTTCACAGATGTCTTTGCCCAGTGCCCCGGGGGGCATGTGAGGGTCTTGAAGCTGCTCTCAGAAGACCCCGCCAACTATGCAGACGCGCCGACTGAAGGCATCCGCCGCATCCTGGAGCAG GAGGGGGGCATGCCGCTGCCCCGGGACCGGCCGCTGGACACCGGTCGCATCGCCAGCATCCGCATGGGCACCACAGTGGCCACCAACGCCTTGCTGGAGCGGCGCGGGGAGCGGGTAGCCCTGCTGGTCACACGTGGCTTCCGAGACCTGCTGCACGTGGGCACCCAGGCCCGAGAGGACCTCTTTGATCTG gcCGTGCCCATGCCTGAGGTGCTGTACGAGGAGGTGCTGGAGGTGGAGGAGCGCGTGGTGCTGTACCGCGGGGAGCCCGGCGCCGGGACACCTGTCAAAG GCCGCACAGGGGACCTGCTGGAGGTGCAACAGCCCGTGGACCTCGGGGGTCTGCGCGGGAAgctggaggggctcctggctcGAGGCATCCGCAGCCTGGCGGTGGTGCTCATGCACTCCTACAC GTGGGCCCGGCACGAGCAGCAGGTGGGCGCCCTGGCCCAGGAGCTGGGCTTCACGCACGTGTCCCTGTCCTCGGAGGCCATGCCCATGGTGCGCATCGTGCCGCGGGGGCACACGGCCTGTGCCGATGCCTACCTGACACCCACCATCCAGCGCTACGTACAGGGTTTCCGCCGCGGCTTCCAGGGCCAGCTCAAG GACGTGCGGGTTCTGTTCATGCGCTCGGACGGCGGCCTGGCACCCACGGATTCCTTCAGCGGCTCCCGCGCTGTGCTGTCTGGACCCGCGGGGGGCGTGGTTGGCTACTCGGCCACCACCTACCGGGTGGAAGGCGGCCAGCCTGTCATTGGCTTTGACATGGGAG GCACGTCCACTGATGTGAGCCGTTATGCTGGAGAGTTCGAGCATGTCTTTGAGGCCAGCACAGCTGGTGTCACCCTCCAGGCCCCCCAGCTGGACATCAACACAGTGGCGGCCGGTGGGGGCTCCCGCCTCTTTTTCAG GTCCGGCCTCTTTGTGGTGGGGCCTGAGTCTGCAGGAGCCCATCCCGGCCCCGCCTGCTACCGCAAAG GGGGGCCCGTGACAGTGACGGATGCCAATCTGGTTCTGGGTCGCCTactgcctgcctccttcccctgcaTTTTTGGGCCTGGAGAGGACCAGCCACTGTCCCCTGAGGCCTCCCGAAAGGCCTTGGAGGCTGTGGCTACCGAGGTCAACAGCTTCCTGACCAACGGGCCTTgcccagcctctcccctgagcctggaggaggtggccatGGGGTTCGTGCGTGTGGCCAATGAGGCCATGTGTCGGCCGATCCGCGCCCTCACGCAG GCACGAGGCCATGACCCCTCGGCCCATGTTCTGGCCTGCTTTGGGGGAGCTGGTGGGCAGCACGCTTGTGCCATTGCCCGGGCCCTGGGCATGGACACTGTGCACATTCACAG GCACAGTGGGCTGCTGTCGGCGCTGGGACTGGCCCTGGCGGACGTGGTGCACGAGGCGCAGGAGCCGTGCTCCTTGCCTTACGCGCCTGAGACCTTTATGCAGCTGGACCAGAGGCTGAGCTGCCTGGAGGAGCAGTGCGTGGACGCTCTGCGGGCCCAGGGCTTTCCCAG GTCCCAGATCAGCACTGAGAGCTTCCTGCACCTGCGCTACCAGGGCACCGACTGCGCCCTGATGGTGTCTGCACAGCAGCACCCGGCCACAGCCCGCTCGCCCCGGGCTGGCGACTTTGGGGCCGCCTTTGTGGAGAG GTACATGAGGGAGTTTGGATTCGTCATCCCTGAGCGGCCCGTGGTGGTGGACGACGTGCGCGTGAGGGGCACAGGCCGCAGTGGCCTTCGCCTTGAGGATGTGGCCAAAGCTCAGACTGGGCCTCCCCGGGTGGACAAG ATGACCCAGTGCTACTTTGAGGGGGGGTACCAGGAAACCCCCGTGTACCTGCTGGGAGAGCTGGGCTTCGGGCACAAGCTTCAGGGGCCCTGCCTCATCATCGACAGCAACAG CACGATCCTGGTGGAACCGGGCTGTCAGGCAGAGGTGACCGAGACGGGGGACATCCGCATCTCTGTGGGGGCTGAGGCCCCAAGCACAGTGGGGGCCCAGCTTGACCCCATCCACCTGTCCATCTTCTCACACCGCTTCATGAGCATTGCTG AGCAGATGGGCCGCATCCTGCAGCGAACAGCCATCTCCACCAACATCAAGGAGCGCCTGGACTTCTCCTGTGCCCTCTTCGGGCCGGATGGGGGGCTGGTGTCCAACGCCCCCCACATCCCCGTGCACCTGGGTGCCATGCAGGAGACCGTGCAGTTCCAG ATCCAGCAGCTGGGGGCTGACCTCCACCCTGGCGACGTGCTGCTGAGCAACCACCCCAGCGCCGGGGGCAGCCACCTGCCAGACCTGACCGTCATCACGCCG GTGTTTTGGCCAGGTCAGACTCGGCCCGTGTTCTACGTGGCTAGCCGCGGGCATCACGCCGACATCGGGGGCATCACGCCGGGCTCCATGCCACCCCACTCCACCACACTGCAGCAGGAGGGcgctgtctttctgtctttcaagCTCGTCCAGGGGGGCGTCTTCCAGGAGGagg CGGTGACTGAGGCCCTGCGGGCTCCAGGCAAGATTCCCGGCTGCAGCGGAACTCGGAACCTGCACGACAACCTGTCCGACCTGCGAGCGCAGGTGGCAGCCAACCAGAAGGGCATCCAGCTGGTGGGGGAGCTCATTGGGCAGTACGGGCTGGACGTGGTGCAGGCCTACATGGGCCATATTCAG GCAAACGCAGAGCTGGCCGTGCGGGACATGCTGCGGGCCTTCGGAACCTCCCGGCAGGCCCGGGGCCTGCCCCTGGAGGTGTCGGCAGAGGACCACATGGACGACGGCTCCCCCATCCGCCTGCGCGTGCAGATCAACCTGAGTCAG GGCAGCGCCGTGTTCGACTTCAGCGGCACCGGGCCGGAGGTGTTCGGCAACCTCAACGCCCCGCGGGCCATCACGCTGTCGGCGCTCATCTACTGTCTGCGCTGTTTGGTGGGCCGCGACATCCCGCTTAACCAG GGCTGCCTGGCGCCGGTGCGCGTGGTGATTCCTAGAGGCTCCATCCTGGACCCGTCCCCCGAAGCGGCCGTGGTGGGCGGCAACGTGCTCACGTCCCAGCGCGTGGTGGACGTCATCCTGCGGGCCTTCGGGGCCTGTGCCGCCTCCCAG GGCTGCATGAACAATGTGACCCTGGGGAATGCCCACATGGGCTACTACGAGACGGTAGCCGGCGGCGCGGGCGCGGGCCCCGGCTGGCACGGGCGCAGCGGCGTGCACAGCCACATGACCAACACGCGCATCACCGACCCCGAGATCCTGGAGAGCAG GTACCCAGTCATCCTGCGCCGCTTCGAGCTGAGGCTGGGGTCTGGGGGTCGCGGCCGCTTCCGGGGCGGCGATGGCGTCATCCGCGAGCTGCTCTTCCGCGAGGAGGCGCTGCTGTCCGTGCTGACCGAGCGCCGCGCCTTCCGGCCCTACGGCCTCCACG GCGGCGAGCCTGGCGCGCGTGGCCTAAACCTGCTTATCCGCAAGGACGGCCGGACGGTGAATCTGGGGGGGAAGACGTCGGTGCCCGTGTACCCCGGG GACGTGTTCTGCCTGCACACACCGGGCGGTGGGGGCTACGGGGACCCGGATGACCCCgccccgccgccaccgccgccgggGTCGCCCCAGCAACCCCCAGCCTTCCCCGAGCGCGGCAGCGTCTACGAGTAccgcagggcccaggaggcagtgTGA